Below is a genomic region from Spirosoma radiotolerans.
GTTGAAGGCCTAGCCGAACGCTTTGAGTTAACCCAGTTACGGGGCGAGGCTTATCGTAATGGAAGTAAGTTAGTTGGTAAATTCCAATTGCCTTCAACTGTTTACTAAGTTGATACTGATACGATAACTGGGCGTTCAAGAAAGGATTCTTGCCCAACCAGCTTACAGCCAGTTTATCGCGGCCAAAATAGGCGTAATCGGGGCGATAAACCCCACTAAGGGCTGAAACAAAGCCCTGCCCTTCAAGGCTCTGTTTGGCGCTCAGTTGATAAGTTGCCTTCGCCGATACACCTAAAGCGGCAATCCCTGTCGTTACCACTGTTTTGACGTCAATGTCCGGTGAGTAATTGGTGGTCGTGCTAAACAGGTGAAGGCCAGGACCGCCAAAAAACGCAAACCGATTTTCCTGGCGGCTAGTAGACGACAATCGCCATCGGTAAGTGAAAAGTAAATCCCCAAGTTGGGTAGACGCTCTTCGGGAAACGATGGATTGAGAGCTTACCTGGCTATAGGCTGCTTCGAGCTGCCACTGCGTTTTTAATCGGTTTTGGCCGTAATAAACCTGTAGGCCCAACCCGGCTCCTCGATAGGTGTACTCTGAACGAAATCGATCCTTAAGTTGCAAGGGAGATAACCCAGCGGTCAGCCCCAAAAATTGCGTTCGCTGCTGACCCAGAACCGGCTTAGTTAAGGCCACAAACAGATAAACCAGCAGGAGGCTCACTATAGACTTCCTCATAACAAAGCGGGAAGAATGCCAAAGCGGATCATACCAAATACTTGCGCCGTAAAGGCGGAATTCAAATTCCCCGCTGTAGAAACAACGACCATATTTTCGCTCGGAATAACGACAATATACTGCCCGCCATTGCCCGACGCATAGTAAGCAGGAACCGTTTTACCATCCATCAGGAATGACCTACGCCACCATAAATACCCGTATTCCTGATCGCGCAGAACCACCTGTTGGCGAGTCGATTCCCTTACCCAGTCGGCGGACACAACTTGCTGCCCCTGCCATTTGCCTTGATTCAGAACCAATTGCCCAAGTTTGGCCATGTCGCGTGGTCGAATAAACATACGCCCACTGGTATTGACCTGACCGGTGGGCATACGATCCCAGCGAATGGACTGGATACCTAGCGGGGTCCACAAAGAGGCCTGGGCAAACTCGTCGATGGTTTGTCCTGTTGCCCGCTCAAGAATACCACCCAAGACAGCGACTCCTCCTGTGCAATAGGCTGTTAGTGTACCCGGATCAGCCTTCATGGGTAAACTAAGCGTATAGTGAACCCAATCCGAGGAGTGGTACATCGTTGATTCATTACCGGGCGATTGGGGGTCATCATCATTACATTCCAGGCCTGAACTCATTGTCAGCAAATCCCGGATGGTAAGTTGCTTTTTGGCGGTAGTCAGGTTGGGTAAATCAGCGTATTGGGGAAAATAATCCAATACTTTATCCTCAATCCGGTTAATCAGGTGTTTGTCAAGCGCAATACCAACTAGCAGGGAGGTGATGCTTTTGGTGGCCGAGTAAATGTTTTCGGGAATGGCTTGAGTATAGCCATTGAAGTAGTTTTCGTAAACCAGTTTGCCGTTCCTGACGATGAGTAAGCTATGAATATTATGATATTGTTCCCTCAGAATCTGATTGGTTAAATCCTCAATGGGCTTGGGATCGACTTGCTGGCTTTTGAGCGAAGCCACTGACCAACCATCTGAGAA
It encodes:
- a CDS encoding serine hydrolase domain-containing protein, coding for MKFFHVLARISIFIGLTACNRLSNDPAATYIYQLPEQFSDGWSVASLKSQQVDPKPIEDLTNQILREQYHNIHSLLIVRNGKLVYENYFNGYTQAIPENIYSATKSITSLLVGIALDKHLINRIEDKVLDYFPQYADLPNLTTAKKQLTIRDLLTMSSGLECNDDDPQSPGNESTMYHSSDWVHYTLSLPMKADPGTLTAYCTGGVAVLGGILERATGQTIDEFAQASLWTPLGIQSIRWDRMPTGQVNTSGRMFIRPRDMAKLGQLVLNQGKWQGQQVVSADWVRESTRQQVVLRDQEYGYLWWRRSFLMDGKTVPAYYASGNGGQYIVVIPSENMVVVSTAGNLNSAFTAQVFGMIRFGILPALL